The following proteins are co-located in the Alcaligenes faecalis genome:
- the plsY gene encoding glycerol-3-phosphate 1-O-acyltransferase PlsY, which produces MNAVSFAVAAPLVALLSYLLGSLPFAVIVSKIMGLQDPRTFGSKNPGATNVLRSGNKKAAILTLLGDAFKGWLAVFLTQQAISYWGWTPTLLGVSAFFAFLGHLYPVFLSFKGGKGVATALGVILALLPWLALATAATWLIIAYVSRYSSLAAIISAVFAPLFYLLGARVVWPMNASIATALVLISAFLLWRHQENIRRLMTGKESKIGSKKK; this is translated from the coding sequence ATGAACGCCGTTTCTTTTGCTGTGGCTGCACCGCTGGTCGCCCTTTTATCCTACTTGCTGGGATCTTTGCCGTTTGCCGTCATCGTCAGCAAAATCATGGGCTTGCAGGACCCTCGCACCTTTGGTTCGAAAAATCCGGGAGCCACTAATGTACTACGTAGCGGCAATAAAAAAGCAGCCATTCTGACCTTGTTGGGCGATGCCTTCAAAGGCTGGCTGGCTGTCTTTCTGACCCAACAGGCCATCAGCTACTGGGGCTGGACACCCACGTTACTGGGTGTCAGCGCCTTTTTTGCCTTTTTGGGCCACTTGTACCCGGTCTTTCTGAGCTTCAAAGGCGGCAAAGGCGTGGCAACCGCCTTAGGTGTCATCCTGGCCCTACTGCCCTGGCTGGCTCTGGCCACCGCAGCCACCTGGCTGATTATTGCCTATGTCAGCCGTTACTCATCGCTAGCCGCCATCATCAGTGCCGTATTTGCCCCTTTGTTTTACCTGCTCGGTGCCAGGGTGGTCTGGCCCATGAATGCGTCCATTGCCACCGCCCTGGTCCTGATCAGTGCTTTCTTGCTGTGGCGTCACCAAGAGAACATCCGTCGTCTGATGACGGGCAAAGAAAGCAAGATCGGTTCCAAGAAAAAATAA
- a CDS encoding CHAT domain-containing protein — protein sequence MSVDMYRRQVTQIRDGIAKAMDQKAKEVQKAADAGKKSLAARTAASKTSITSTLQNKLREASRYAEEQAKHEREVAKLEKKIADEQKKLGTAQGRLDSEDAKALKKRNEEQKRQQDAQQMQLRTMKSSLTQHEILHRETIARVDRLSALPEQIVVAFFATDPATASDRRLLLDEEVREIQQKIRLSDHRDAVKLESRWALRPGDILQYMNELGPTVVHFSGHGTNQDELVLQDRNGDAAFISLASLVGTFELFDSVRLVFFNTCHSYNQAAACTQYVDAAIGMNQEIGDTAARVFASQFYSAIGFGKSIPNAFKQAKNALMLEGIPEESTPELHLRSGIEESDLILVKPKD from the coding sequence ATGAGTGTGGATATGTACCGGCGTCAGGTCACCCAGATTCGGGATGGCATTGCCAAAGCAATGGACCAAAAGGCAAAGGAGGTACAAAAGGCTGCCGACGCAGGTAAAAAATCCCTTGCTGCAAGAACTGCCGCGAGCAAAACCAGCATTACCTCAACTCTTCAAAATAAATTACGCGAGGCTAGTCGATATGCTGAAGAGCAAGCTAAACATGAGCGAGAGGTGGCTAAGCTAGAGAAAAAGATCGCGGACGAGCAGAAAAAGCTTGGGACGGCTCAAGGGAGGCTGGACAGCGAAGACGCGAAAGCTCTGAAAAAAAGAAATGAAGAGCAAAAGCGCCAGCAGGATGCTCAGCAGATGCAGCTACGAACGATGAAATCAAGTCTGACGCAGCACGAGATACTTCATCGCGAGACCATTGCACGTGTTGATCGGTTAAGCGCACTGCCCGAGCAGATTGTGGTCGCGTTCTTCGCTACTGATCCGGCAACAGCGTCCGACCGCAGACTTCTTTTGGACGAGGAGGTTCGAGAGATTCAGCAAAAAATTCGTCTTTCAGATCACCGCGATGCCGTCAAACTAGAGTCGCGTTGGGCATTACGGCCTGGAGACATTCTTCAATACATGAATGAGCTGGGACCTACGGTTGTCCACTTTAGCGGGCATGGCACCAACCAAGATGAGCTTGTTCTGCAGGACCGCAACGGTGATGCAGCCTTCATTTCTCTAGCAAGCCTAGTTGGTACTTTTGAGCTTTTTGACTCTGTTCGGCTGGTGTTCTTTAACACATGCCATTCATACAACCAAGCGGCTGCCTGCACCCAATACGTAGATGCGGCCATCGGTATGAATCAGGAGATTGGAGACACGGCAGCTCGTGTATTTGCCTCGCAGTTCTATTCCGCTATTGGTTTTGGTAAATCGATTCCCAATGCGTTCAAGCAAGCTAAAAATGCTTTGATGCTCGAGGGAATTCCAGAAGAGTCGACGCCGGAACTCCATCTACGTAGCGGGATTGAGGAGTCTGATTTAATCCTGGTCAAGCCCAAGGACTGA
- a CDS encoding FAD-binding oxidoreductase: MLISKPTLLNDVSSAESLLVSNPRLWNWRQGHLKETVAPATYYEASLAPWTRFDPLQTDTQCDVLVVGGGLLGASTALHLARSGLDVVLVEKDSIGSAASGRNGGQLTPGLARWEAADMIAHLPLDEARRLWRFASHEAMDLLDQIAQDYKLDFDRRRGHLTAAVHAGHMGALVEGADARRYLGDTSVEIVGSYELEQEIRSPLYHGAVVDTLGGQLHPLALLRGLVYGLVQQGGRVYEGSPVEAIEQTDKGALAITPGGTILARQALVLAVHDTTSQFLPTQSNTTVPFYTYVGVTEPLECPVSELLPTDRAVYDTQFQIDYYRAVRQNRLLFGGQGTGTSWSPERINHYLLDRIQTVFPQLEQVQLDFSWSGISDFTLNGATDSRKTEDAVPVYMVHGWSGHGVAQTVRIGKAISDDVMGRNEDFAMLTDITHRSIPLGQQLSGLAIPVVKAAIGMMSAVNPGRLVSF; this comes from the coding sequence ATGCTTATTTCTAAACCCACTCTTTTAAACGATGTTTCCAGCGCAGAGAGCTTGCTGGTCAGTAATCCCCGATTGTGGAACTGGCGACAAGGTCATCTAAAGGAGACCGTCGCGCCCGCGACGTATTACGAAGCATCGCTTGCCCCCTGGACCCGCTTTGACCCCCTACAAACCGACACGCAATGTGATGTGCTGGTGGTAGGTGGTGGCTTGCTGGGTGCCTCGACCGCCTTGCATCTGGCCCGTTCCGGTCTGGACGTGGTGCTGGTGGAAAAGGACAGTATTGGCTCTGCCGCTTCGGGTCGAAATGGTGGTCAACTGACTCCTGGTCTGGCCCGTTGGGAAGCCGCAGACATGATTGCCCATCTGCCATTGGATGAGGCCCGTCGCTTGTGGCGCTTTGCCTCGCATGAAGCCATGGATCTGCTCGATCAGATTGCTCAGGACTACAAACTGGATTTTGATCGTCGTCGCGGCCATTTGACGGCGGCGGTTCATGCTGGACATATGGGTGCTCTGGTCGAGGGGGCGGATGCCCGTCGCTATCTGGGTGATACCAGCGTGGAAATTGTGGGTAGCTACGAGTTGGAACAGGAAATCCGCTCGCCGCTGTATCACGGTGCTGTAGTCGATACCTTGGGTGGTCAGCTACATCCTTTGGCGCTGTTGCGTGGTCTGGTTTATGGCCTGGTTCAGCAGGGTGGCCGTGTCTACGAAGGCAGCCCGGTTGAGGCCATCGAGCAGACCGACAAAGGCGCTTTGGCTATCACTCCCGGTGGCACGATTCTGGCGCGTCAGGCCTTGGTGCTGGCCGTGCATGACACGACCTCGCAGTTCTTGCCTACGCAGTCCAATACCACCGTCCCGTTTTACACCTATGTGGGTGTGACTGAACCCCTGGAGTGTCCAGTCAGCGAGCTGCTGCCAACGGATCGCGCAGTCTATGACACTCAGTTCCAGATTGACTACTACCGCGCCGTGCGTCAAAACCGCCTGTTGTTTGGTGGACAGGGCACCGGTACCAGTTGGTCGCCTGAACGTATCAATCATTACTTGTTAGATCGTATTCAGACGGTTTTCCCGCAGTTGGAGCAGGTGCAGTTGGACTTTTCCTGGAGCGGGATCAGTGACTTCACCCTGAACGGGGCGACCGATTCGCGCAAAACCGAGGATGCGGTTCCCGTCTACATGGTGCATGGCTGGAGTGGCCATGGTGTGGCGCAAACCGTGCGCATTGGTAAAGCCATTAGCGATGATGTGATGGGGCGCAACGAGGACTTTGCCATGTTGACGGATATTACCCATCGCAGCATTCCGTTAGGTCAGCAGTTGTCGGGCCTGGCGATTCCCGTGGTCAAGGCCGCCATTGGCATGATGAGTGCCGTGAATCCGGGTCGTTTGGTGTCCTTCTAA
- a CDS encoding protein-L-isoaspartate(D-aspartate) O-methyltransferase codes for MTNKPGKRYPFADGTRNRFGKSSLGSGLSASNSNTRIVQRGQLQPTPSVHLSQQVSTSVNLGLNSERSRGMMIERLRRQGITDERVLAAMQAVPRHQFVDQGLASRAYEDDALPIGFAQTISQPWVVAHMISLVCDQKVPNKVLEVGAGCGYQAAVLAQLVKEVYAVERIKGLCDMARDHMRQLGLSQRARIMFGDGMQGYPAAAPYDAIVVAAAGPVIPRTLLEQLTLGGRLIAPEGTTQQRLVLVERTGQATWRREELDAVRFVPMRAGTQI; via the coding sequence ATGACGAACAAACCCGGCAAACGCTATCCTTTTGCGGATGGGACACGAAACCGGTTTGGCAAGTCCAGCCTGGGCAGTGGGCTGTCTGCCAGCAACAGCAATACGCGTATCGTGCAACGGGGGCAGTTACAACCGACACCGTCGGTGCATTTGTCACAGCAAGTGTCAACAAGTGTCAATCTGGGTTTGAACTCGGAACGCTCGCGTGGCATGATGATTGAGCGCCTACGACGACAAGGAATTACCGACGAACGGGTGTTGGCCGCCATGCAGGCCGTACCTCGTCATCAGTTTGTTGATCAGGGTTTGGCCAGTCGGGCCTATGAAGATGACGCTTTGCCTATTGGCTTTGCGCAGACCATCTCCCAGCCTTGGGTTGTGGCCCATATGATCAGCTTGGTATGTGACCAGAAAGTACCGAATAAAGTGTTGGAAGTGGGCGCTGGTTGTGGTTATCAGGCGGCTGTTTTGGCACAATTGGTCAAAGAAGTCTATGCCGTGGAGCGCATCAAAGGTTTGTGCGATATGGCACGTGATCACATGCGTCAATTAGGCCTGTCGCAACGGGCGCGAATAATGTTTGGTGACGGAATGCAAGGTTATCCTGCTGCTGCACCATATGATGCTATTGTTGTGGCGGCAGCCGGTCCGGTCATTCCCAGAACCTTATTGGAACAATTAACATTGGGGGGGAGGCTGATCGCCCCTGAAGGCACAACGCAACAGCGCCTGGTTTTGGTGGAACGCACCGGACAGGCCACATGGCGTCGTGAAGAACTTGATGCGGTTCGCTTCGTGCCGATGCGAGCCGGAACCCAGATTTAG
- the rlmD gene encoding 23S rRNA (uracil(1939)-C(5))-methyltransferase RlmD produces MSDVLLIESLDLEGRGVAHKEGKVVFVEGALPGEEVLAETVRSKDSYDKARMTALLKASSQRAEPPCPNFGVCGGCAMQHLEPSAQVAVKQRVLEDSLGHIGKVQPGRVLAPLHGPYWGYRYRARFSMRYVPKKGGVLVGFREKNGRYVVDMTECRVLPAKVSALLEPLRSCLAGLSRPDRLPQIELAMGDKITTLTLRHMEPLTSEDIQRLQSFGQEHDISWWLQPKGPETAHPLLRDDADKLAYALPEFDLRMPYRPTDFTQVNHDINRSLISRALTLLDVQPEHRVADLFCGLGNFSLPLARRAAEVVGIEGSSTLTERAGEAALAHDLQDKAKFTTLNLFEVDVQWLRDLGHFDRMLIDPPRDGAFAVATALSQLEKHERPERLVYVSCSPGTLARDAGVLVHQGGYTLESAGVVNMFPHTAHVESIAVFTR; encoded by the coding sequence ATGTCTGACGTATTGTTAATTGAATCGCTGGATCTGGAAGGACGCGGCGTCGCCCACAAAGAGGGCAAAGTGGTGTTTGTGGAAGGGGCCTTGCCCGGCGAAGAAGTGCTGGCCGAGACGGTGCGCTCCAAGGATTCATACGATAAAGCCCGCATGACGGCTTTGTTGAAAGCCTCGTCGCAGCGTGCTGAACCTCCCTGTCCCAATTTTGGTGTCTGTGGCGGCTGTGCCATGCAGCATCTGGAGCCCTCGGCCCAGGTTGCCGTCAAGCAACGCGTACTGGAAGACTCTCTGGGCCATATTGGCAAAGTACAGCCAGGCCGCGTGCTGGCGCCTTTGCACGGCCCTTACTGGGGTTACCGTTATCGCGCCCGTTTCTCCATGCGCTACGTGCCTAAAAAGGGTGGGGTGCTGGTGGGTTTCCGTGAAAAGAATGGCCGCTATGTGGTGGATATGACGGAGTGTCGCGTGCTGCCTGCCAAGGTGTCTGCCTTGCTGGAACCCTTGCGCTCCTGTCTGGCTGGCCTGTCGCGCCCGGATCGCCTGCCGCAGATCGAGCTGGCCATGGGTGACAAGATCACGACCTTGACCTTGCGCCATATGGAGCCGCTGACCAGCGAGGATATCCAACGTTTGCAGAGCTTCGGTCAGGAGCACGACATTAGTTGGTGGCTGCAGCCCAAAGGCCCGGAAACGGCTCATCCTTTGCTGCGTGACGATGCGGACAAGCTGGCGTACGCATTGCCTGAATTTGATCTACGCATGCCGTATCGCCCTACGGATTTTACGCAGGTGAACCACGACATTAACCGCAGCCTGATCTCGCGTGCCTTGACCTTGCTGGACGTCCAGCCCGAGCATCGGGTGGCTGACCTGTTCTGTGGTCTGGGTAACTTCAGCCTGCCGCTGGCACGCCGTGCCGCCGAGGTGGTTGGCATTGAAGGCAGCAGCACTTTGACCGAACGTGCCGGTGAAGCAGCTTTGGCCCACGACCTGCAGGACAAGGCAAAATTCACAACGCTGAATCTGTTTGAGGTGGACGTGCAATGGCTGCGTGATCTGGGTCATTTCGACCGCATGTTGATCGACCCGCCGCGCGATGGAGCCTTCGCGGTCGCCACCGCCTTGTCGCAGTTGGAAAAGCACGAGCGCCCCGAACGTCTGGTATATGTGTCCTGTAGCCCAGGCACCCTGGCTCGTGACGCCGGTGTATTGGTTCACCAGGGGGGTTACACGCTGGAATCGGCCGGTGTGGTGAATATGTTCCCGCACACGGCACATGTGGAGTCGATTGCCGTCTTTACACGCTAA
- a CDS encoding TetR/AcrR family transcriptional regulator, with protein sequence MAQAPATRTRKLNKDELVIAAVTLMEEAGDSGFSLRKLGERVGCDPMAVLYHFKSKEGLLRAMADYLTGRIQAVDTGLSWTERLYELARQYRELALGHPQTFQQMQRFLNTGKADYLVLEQVYRALRDGGLSDVEIPAACVGWYAALYGLIQGELGGLIRPVTEEELSELEQWPAEDVPMLRQILPRFVHLQSEQVFKMMMELIHEGLIAHAGKAATTATKR encoded by the coding sequence TTGGCCCAAGCACCCGCCACGCGCACACGCAAATTGAATAAGGACGAGCTGGTCATCGCCGCCGTCACCTTGATGGAGGAAGCCGGAGACAGCGGCTTTTCCTTACGTAAACTGGGGGAGCGAGTGGGCTGCGACCCAATGGCTGTGCTGTATCACTTCAAGTCCAAGGAAGGCTTGCTGCGCGCGATGGCGGATTATTTGACAGGCCGCATTCAGGCCGTGGATACGGGCCTGTCGTGGACAGAACGTTTGTATGAATTGGCCCGACAGTATCGTGAGCTGGCCTTGGGTCACCCACAGACTTTTCAGCAAATGCAGCGTTTTCTAAATACCGGCAAAGCTGACTATCTGGTTCTTGAGCAGGTATACCGAGCCTTGCGCGATGGCGGTTTGAGCGATGTCGAAATCCCCGCCGCCTGTGTGGGCTGGTATGCCGCTTTATATGGACTGATTCAGGGCGAGCTCGGTGGACTTATCCGCCCAGTCACAGAAGAAGAACTAAGCGAACTGGAGCAATGGCCTGCCGAGGACGTACCCATGCTGCGCCAGATTCTGCCACGCTTTGTGCACCTGCAGTCCGAGCAGGTATTCAAGATGATGATGGAGCTGATACATGAGGGCTTGATTGCCCATGCGGGTAAAGCGGCGACGACTGCCACCAAGCGGTAA
- a CDS encoding peptidoglycan DD-metalloendopeptidase family protein, giving the protein MQHAVRLPLTAASTGTQWFLTPRQCLVAAVVTSTLLAGCASRNERAPVTDLSSSSAAGSVSTATGTYVVRPGDTLYKIAQAHGMDVNSLIQLNQITDPSMLRVGQTLRLDGNTSMAAVNTRPAGSGSTQTSPVSPATPVKTETPVSAPRASDAALIAWGWPASGKIIQGFNASTKGIDIEGKVGDPVVAAADGKVMYAGNGVRGLGSMVLVGHSNGFITAYAHNSVLHVKTGNPVKKGQRIADLGQSDTTSPRLHFEIRRSGTPVNPISYLPAR; this is encoded by the coding sequence ATGCAGCATGCAGTCAGGTTACCGTTAACCGCTGCTTCCACCGGTACACAGTGGTTCTTGACGCCCCGTCAGTGCCTGGTGGCGGCTGTGGTCACCAGTACCCTGCTGGCTGGTTGTGCAAGCCGTAACGAGCGTGCCCCAGTCACTGACCTGAGTTCTTCTTCGGCGGCGGGCAGCGTCAGCACGGCGACGGGTACCTATGTGGTCCGTCCTGGCGATACGCTTTACAAAATCGCCCAGGCGCACGGCATGGACGTGAACTCGCTGATCCAGTTGAACCAGATTACCGATCCTTCCATGCTGCGCGTGGGTCAAACCTTGCGTCTGGATGGCAATACCTCGATGGCGGCAGTCAACACTCGCCCAGCCGGTAGCGGTAGCACACAGACCTCGCCCGTCAGCCCGGCCACTCCAGTCAAGACTGAAACGCCCGTGTCTGCGCCTCGCGCCAGCGACGCGGCCCTGATCGCCTGGGGTTGGCCTGCCAGTGGCAAGATCATTCAGGGTTTCAATGCGTCGACCAAGGGTATTGATATTGAAGGCAAGGTGGGTGATCCCGTGGTTGCCGCTGCGGATGGCAAAGTCATGTATGCCGGTAATGGTGTGCGTGGTTTAGGTTCGATGGTGTTGGTCGGTCACAGCAATGGTTTTATTACCGCGTACGCCCATAACAGTGTCTTGCACGTTAAGACGGGCAATCCCGTGAAGAAGGGGCAGCGTATTGCCGATCTGGGTCAGTCTGACACCACATCGCCACGATTGCACTTCGAGATTCGTCGTTCCGGTACGCCGGTCAACCCGATCTCGTACCTGCCTGCGCGTTAA
- the surE gene encoding 5'/3'-nucleotidase SurE, whose product MRILVSNDDGYTAAGIEALYEALQGLGELTVIAPETNCSGASNSLTLNRPLSLRQASNGFYFVNGTPSDCVHVALTGLLDFRPDLIVSGINNGANMGDDTLYSGTVAAAMEGHLFGIPAIAFSLIERGWKNLDSAARVARDLVERCQKQPLAANTLLNVNIPCLSYDALTGTQVTRLGKRHPSEPVVKSQTPYGEPVYWIGRVGGVSDSEQGTDFGAVERGAVSITPLRADLTNHEQLAGLRDWVR is encoded by the coding sequence ATGCGTATTCTGGTCTCCAACGATGATGGCTATACAGCAGCCGGTATCGAGGCTTTGTATGAAGCCTTGCAAGGACTGGGTGAGCTGACTGTTATCGCCCCTGAGACCAATTGCAGCGGTGCCAGCAATTCCCTGACTTTGAATCGTCCCTTGTCGCTGCGCCAGGCCAGCAATGGCTTTTATTTTGTGAATGGTACACCGTCTGATTGTGTACACGTGGCGCTGACCGGCTTGCTGGATTTCCGCCCCGATTTGATTGTGTCTGGCATCAATAATGGCGCGAATATGGGTGATGACACCTTGTATTCGGGCACAGTTGCTGCCGCGATGGAGGGCCATTTGTTCGGCATTCCCGCGATTGCCTTTTCCCTGATCGAACGCGGCTGGAAAAACCTGGATAGCGCGGCGCGTGTGGCACGGGATTTAGTGGAGCGTTGTCAGAAACAGCCGCTGGCTGCCAATACCTTGTTGAATGTAAATATTCCTTGCCTGTCATACGATGCCCTGACGGGGACGCAAGTGACGCGGCTGGGCAAACGCCACCCCTCGGAGCCGGTGGTGAAAAGCCAGACCCCCTATGGCGAGCCCGTGTACTGGATTGGTCGTGTAGGGGGAGTCTCTGATAGCGAACAGGGAACGGATTTTGGAGCGGTTGAACGTGGCGCGGTGTCGATTACTCCCTTGCGGGCGGATTTGACCAATCATGAGCAACTGGCTGGTTTGCGGGATTGGGTGCGATGA
- a CDS encoding penicillin G acylase, which yields MQKGLVRSGLVVAGLMFGLAGAPAFAQVQSVEVMRDSYGVPHVFADSHYGLYYGYGYAVAQDRMFQMDMARRSFVGTTAAVLGPGDQDVYVKYDMQVRQNFTPASIQRQIAALPKDERDIFRGYADGYNAYLEQVRRRPELLPKEYVDFDFQPEPLTDFDVVMIWVGSMANRFSDTNLEVTALAMRQSLEKQHGRERGRALFDELLWINDTTAPTTVPAPAAEPKPQAQAGTLNLAHVSPPVLAAELERQDKHWGGRGPDFAPKASNLWSTRPERVQSGSTVLINGPQFGWYNPAYTYGIGLHGAGFDVVGNTPFAYPIVLFGTNGEIAWGATAGPQDVVDMYQEKLNPARADQYWFNNAWRTMEQRKERIQVRGQADREMTIWRTVHGPVMQFDYDQGTAYSKKRSWDGYEVQSLLAWLNVAKARNWTEFLDQASKMAISINWYYADKHGNIGYVSPAFLPQRPADQDIRVPAKGDGSMEWLGIKSFDAIPKAYNPPQGYLVNWNNKPAPDKTNTDTYYWTYGDRMNELISQYQDKDVHSVQEIWEFNKKASYSDVNWRYFRPHLEKLAQSLPASDAGQAALISLLAWDGMEHDQAGQNAGPARVLFKTWLEEMYKQVLMPVVPESHRAMYSQTGFATQQGPNPGSINLSMGTKVLLRALALEANPDPKRVNVFGERSSQEIMHTALQNAQARLSQEQGAQMERWTLPTSVHRFSDKNFTGTPQTTSGNTFAFTGYQNRGTENNRVVFNAQGVEFCDAMPPGQSGFTDRNGVRSPHYEDQLKLYENFECKTMDVSHSDIRRNAQSSTMLLIQPQP from the coding sequence ATGCAGAAAGGGCTGGTTCGTTCAGGGCTTGTGGTTGCTGGTTTGATGTTTGGCTTGGCGGGGGCGCCGGCATTTGCTCAAGTGCAGTCGGTGGAGGTGATGCGCGACAGTTATGGCGTGCCGCATGTCTTTGCCGATAGTCACTATGGCTTGTATTACGGCTATGGTTATGCGGTCGCCCAAGACCGGATGTTCCAGATGGACATGGCGCGCCGCTCCTTTGTAGGCACAACAGCCGCTGTTCTGGGCCCTGGCGATCAGGATGTCTACGTCAAGTACGACATGCAGGTGCGGCAGAACTTCACGCCTGCCTCCATACAGCGGCAGATTGCGGCCTTGCCCAAGGATGAGCGCGACATTTTCCGTGGCTATGCCGATGGCTATAACGCCTATCTGGAACAGGTGCGCCGTCGTCCTGAGCTCCTGCCCAAAGAATATGTGGACTTTGACTTCCAGCCCGAGCCGCTGACGGACTTTGATGTGGTCATGATCTGGGTGGGCTCCATGGCCAACCGCTTCTCCGACACGAATCTGGAAGTGACGGCACTGGCCATGCGTCAGTCTCTGGAAAAACAGCACGGCCGGGAACGAGGCCGCGCCTTGTTTGATGAGCTGCTGTGGATCAATGACACAACTGCTCCTACCACCGTTCCAGCGCCCGCTGCCGAGCCCAAACCACAGGCGCAAGCAGGGACGCTGAATCTGGCCCATGTTTCTCCACCAGTGCTGGCTGCCGAGCTGGAGCGTCAGGACAAGCACTGGGGCGGTCGTGGCCCGGACTTTGCACCCAAGGCCAGCAATCTGTGGAGCACCCGCCCCGAGCGTGTTCAGAGTGGGTCTACCGTCCTGATCAACGGCCCGCAGTTTGGCTGGTACAACCCGGCCTATACCTACGGTATTGGTCTGCACGGCGCGGGCTTTGATGTGGTGGGCAACACGCCTTTTGCTTATCCGATTGTTCTGTTTGGCACCAATGGCGAGATTGCCTGGGGTGCGACGGCCGGTCCTCAGGACGTGGTGGATATGTACCAGGAGAAGTTGAATCCGGCGCGTGCCGATCAGTACTGGTTCAACAATGCCTGGCGCACGATGGAGCAGCGCAAGGAGCGCATCCAGGTGCGTGGTCAGGCTGATCGTGAAATGACGATCTGGCGTACCGTACACGGCCCCGTGATGCAGTTTGATTATGATCAGGGCACGGCCTACAGCAAAAAACGTAGCTGGGACGGCTACGAAGTACAGTCCTTGCTGGCCTGGTTGAACGTGGCCAAGGCACGCAACTGGACGGAGTTTCTGGATCAGGCCAGCAAGATGGCGATTTCCATTAACTGGTACTACGCCGACAAGCACGGCAATATCGGCTATGTCTCGCCTGCTTTTCTGCCCCAGCGTCCGGCCGATCAGGACATTCGCGTGCCTGCTAAAGGGGACGGCAGCATGGAATGGCTGGGCATCAAGAGTTTTGATGCGATTCCCAAAGCCTACAATCCGCCCCAGGGTTATCTGGTCAACTGGAACAACAAGCCTGCGCCGGACAAAACCAATACGGATACTTATTACTGGACCTATGGCGACCGCATGAACGAGTTGATCAGCCAGTATCAGGACAAGGACGTCCATAGCGTGCAGGAGATCTGGGAATTCAATAAAAAGGCGTCCTATAGTGATGTGAACTGGCGCTACTTCCGTCCACATCTGGAAAAGCTGGCGCAAAGTCTGCCTGCCAGTGATGCTGGTCAGGCGGCGTTGATAAGCTTGCTGGCCTGGGATGGCATGGAACATGATCAAGCTGGACAAAATGCCGGACCGGCACGGGTGCTGTTCAAAACCTGGCTGGAAGAAATGTACAAGCAGGTCCTGATGCCGGTGGTGCCTGAATCGCATCGCGCCATGTATAGCCAGACGGGTTTTGCCACGCAGCAAGGTCCCAACCCAGGTTCGATCAACTTGAGCATGGGCACCAAGGTTTTGCTGCGTGCGTTGGCGCTGGAAGCCAACCCTGATCCCAAGCGTGTGAATGTTTTTGGTGAGCGTTCGTCTCAGGAAATCATGCACACAGCTTTGCAAAATGCGCAGGCTCGTTTGAGCCAGGAGCAGGGCGCTCAGATGGAACGTTGGACCCTGCCGACCTCAGTGCATCGCTTCAGCGACAAGAACTTCACGGGAACCCCGCAAACGACGTCGGGCAATACCTTTGCCTTTACGGGCTATCAGAACCGTGGCACGGAAAACAACCGTGTGGTGTTCAATGCCCAGGGCGTGGAGTTCTGCGATGCCATGCCGCCCGGTCAAAGCGGTTTCACCGACCGCAATGGTGTGCGCAGCCCGCATTACGAGGATCAGTTGAAGTTGTACGAGAACTTCGAGTGCAAGACGATGGATGTGAGCCACTCGGACATTCGTCGTAATGCGCAAAGCAGCACGATGCTGTTGATTCAGCCTCAGCCTTAA